The genomic interval CTTTATGGCTAACCCCGCCACAAAAGGATGCCGCTCCCATCAGGGCTAGGAAAGTCGAATAAATAAGAACATTTCATTGTAATATGAATAAATCAGAACTTAAAGATTTTCTCGATGAGAAAGTCATTCAATATAATAATCAGGATTTTATAGAAAGTGATCCCGTTCAAATTCCACATCTTTTTTCGCAAAAAGAAGATATTGAAATTGCTGGTTTTCTAAGTGCTTCTATTGCTTGGGGAAACCGTAAAATGATTATCAAGAATTCGCATAAAATGATGGAATTAATGGGCAATACTCCTTACGATTTTGTAATGTCACATTCTGAAGAAGATTTAGCAAGACTCGAAACTTTTGTACACCGCACTTTTAATGGACATGATTTTGCAGGTTTTATAAAAGGTTTGCAAAACATCTACAAAAACCACAACGGACTAGAAGCTGTCTTTGCAAAAAATCAAGAAAAAGACAGTTTACAGAAAAGTATTAGCGAATTCAAAAAAATATTTTTTGAAACCGATCATTTACCTCGAACACAAAAACATATCTCAGACCCTTTAAATAATTCGGCGGCAAAACGAATCAATATGTATTTGCGTTGGATGGTGCGCCAAGACGCAAAAGGAGTTGATTTAGGAATTTGGAAAAGCATTTCACCTTCTGTTCTTTCTTGTCCGCTTGATGTTCATTCTGGAAATGTTGCTCGCAAACTCGAAATTCTTTCTCGAAAGCAAAACGATGCAAAAGCTTTACTAGAATTAGATACTAAATTAAGAGAAATGGATGCGAATGATCCTGTAAAATATGATTTTGCTTTGTTTGGATTAGGTGTTTTTGAAGGGTTTTAAATTTTTAAATTATCGATTTTATTTGCATTTTATGCTGTTAGGCTGAGCGAAGTCGAAGCCCACACTCCAATTGGCAAGTGCTCTTCGACTTCGCTCAGAGAGACAAATGGGCATCTTAAATTATAAAATCAACAAAAAAACCACGAATTTAACGTACATTTGCACAAAATTTAAAGCAAATGAGCACTTTCGAAAAATTTAATCTTCCAAAATCTGTACAAAAAGCAATCGACGATTTAGGATTTACTACACCAACTCCTATTCAGGAAAAATCATTTTCTGTGATTACTTCTGGACGCGATATGATGGGAATTGCTCAAACCGGAACTGGTAAAACTTTTGCTTATTTATTGCCACTTCTTAAATTATATAAATTTACAAATACCAATACGCCAAAAATCGTAATTCTGGTTCCAACCCGCGAATTAGTTGTTCAAGTTGTAGACGAAGTTGAAAAATTGACAAAATATATGTCTGTTAAAACTTTAGGAATTTACGGTGGTGTAAACATCAATACACAGAAAAAAGCTGTTTACGAAGGTGTTGACATTCTTGTTGGAACTCCAGGAAGAACGATGGATTTGGCTTTGGATGCTGTTGTTCGCTTTGATGAAACTCAAAAATTAGTTATCGACGAGTTTGATGAAATGTTGAATTTAGGTTTCCGTCCGCAATTGACAGCGCTTTTGGCAATGATGAAACCAAAACGTCAAAATATCTTATTCTCAGCAACAATGACTGATGAAGTAGATACTATCCTAAATGATTATTTTGATTTTCCTGAAGAAGTAACTTTGGCAGCTTCTGGAACTCCATTAGAAAAAATTACTCAGATTACTTATAACGTTCCGAACTTTAATACAAAAGTAAATCTGCTAAAACATTTGTTAGAAACAGATGAAAGTATCGAACGTGTTCTGATTTTTGTGAATAATAAAAAGATTTCAGATATGCTTCATACGCGTATCGAAGAATTATTTGAAGGTCAGTTTGGTGTTATTCACTCGAATAAATCTCAAAATTATCGTTTGACTACGATGGCTGAATTTCAAGAAGGAAATCTTCGCGGTTTAATTACAACCGACGTTATGGCAAGAGGTTTAGATATTTCTAATATTTCTCACGTTATTAACTTTGAACTTCCTGAAATGCCAGAACTTTATATGCACAGAATTGGTCGTACAGGTCGTGCAGATGCAACTGGAACCGCAATTAGTTTTGTAACGCCTCGTGAAGAAGAATTCAAAATTGAAGCTGAAGTTTTAATGAATCAAGAACTGAAAATCGCTGATTTTCCTGAAGAAGTTGAAATCTCAGAAAAATTAATCGAACCAGAAAAAGATAAATTACCAAG from Flavobacterium sp. YJ01 carries:
- a CDS encoding DEAD/DEAH box helicase, with translation MSTFEKFNLPKSVQKAIDDLGFTTPTPIQEKSFSVITSGRDMMGIAQTGTGKTFAYLLPLLKLYKFTNTNTPKIVILVPTRELVVQVVDEVEKLTKYMSVKTLGIYGGVNINTQKKAVYEGVDILVGTPGRTMDLALDAVVRFDETQKLVIDEFDEMLNLGFRPQLTALLAMMKPKRQNILFSATMTDEVDTILNDYFDFPEEVTLAASGTPLEKITQITYNVPNFNTKVNLLKHLLETDESIERVLIFVNNKKISDMLHTRIEELFEGQFGVIHSNKSQNYRLTTMAEFQEGNLRGLITTDVMARGLDISNISHVINFELPEMPELYMHRIGRTGRADATGTAISFVTPREEEFKIEAEVLMNQELKIADFPEEVEISEKLIEPEKDKLPRKFLMKKVKLDGDGAFHEKSKKNQKVNLGGPSKTKKKTHGSVNRNMLKTRDKKRKDGNK
- a CDS encoding TIGR02757 family protein — translated: MNKSELKDFLDEKVIQYNNQDFIESDPVQIPHLFSQKEDIEIAGFLSASIAWGNRKMIIKNSHKMMELMGNTPYDFVMSHSEEDLARLETFVHRTFNGHDFAGFIKGLQNIYKNHNGLEAVFAKNQEKDSLQKSISEFKKIFFETDHLPRTQKHISDPLNNSAAKRINMYLRWMVRQDAKGVDLGIWKSISPSVLSCPLDVHSGNVARKLEILSRKQNDAKALLELDTKLREMDANDPVKYDFALFGLGVFEGF